In a single window of the Gammaproteobacteria bacterium genome:
- a CDS encoding dienelactone hydrolase family protein — MRVLCGFFTAALLFGCASSQSSRVELQASGIGGDTRNVTARIYFPATSPPHPVVIDLHGCSGIVPARNRFWSGQLNAWGYAVLKVDSFTRRGRSDICNDVMAIPPSRRLDDVRAAIRHVLRSAELDAGNIFLMGMSHGATAVMLAHHRPSPAFTGLKGIIAFYPYCLPGLPSLVADTLVLIGALDDWTPARQCRQMAIGPANGRDFELVVYPGAYHSFDVPGVNGVYYGHRLVYDEVATRDSLDRVRRFLHARTSWRR, encoded by the coding sequence ATGAGGGTTCTGTGCGGCTTTTTCACCGCCGCGCTGCTGTTCGGCTGCGCGTCGTCGCAAAGCAGTCGGGTGGAATTGCAGGCATCCGGCATCGGCGGCGACACGCGCAATGTCACTGCGCGGATTTATTTTCCGGCGACTTCGCCGCCCCATCCGGTCGTCATTGACCTGCACGGCTGCTCCGGCATCGTGCCGGCGCGCAACCGCTTCTGGAGCGGACAGTTGAATGCCTGGGGCTATGCGGTGCTCAAGGTGGACAGTTTCACGCGCCGGGGCCGTTCCGATATTTGCAATGATGTCATGGCCATTCCCCCGTCGAGACGCCTGGATGATGTTCGCGCCGCGATACGCCATGTCCTGCGCAGCGCGGAACTGGACGCCGGCAATATTTTTCTGATGGGCATGTCGCACGGCGCCACCGCAGTGATGTTGGCCCACCATCGGCCATCGCCTGCTTTCACCGGGCTGAAAGGCATCATCGCGTTTTACCCGTACTGCCTGCCGGGCCTGCCGTCGCTGGTTGCCGACACGCTGGTGTTGATTGGCGCGCTCGACGACTGGACTCCGGCCCGGCAATGCCGGCAGATGGCAATCGGCCCCGCGAACGGGCGCGATTTTGAGTTGGTCGTTTACCCGGGTGCGTACCACAGTTTCGATGTGCCCGGCGTCAACGGCGTCTATTACGGCCACCGGCTGGTTTATGACGAGGTGGCGACGCGGGACAGCCTCGACAGGGTGCGCCGGTTTTTGCACGCGCGCACAAGTTGGCGGCGCTGA
- the mobA gene encoding molybdenum cofactor guanylyltransferase, which yields METPPCPINEITGVILAGGRSARMGGRDKGLIPLAGRPFIEHVIEVIAPQTGALIISANRSLERYRAYGYPVVTDGLDGFQGPLAGICAALAETATPYAAVAPCDTPRPSKDLVRRLYQTLSENRADIAVAGDGRRLHPVFCLLKTSLHGSLHDFLDGGGRKIDRWFEQAETAVCDFSDQAETFDNLNTPEDLARAGTLP from the coding sequence ATGGAAACACCGCCCTGCCCAATCAATGAAATCACCGGCGTCATCCTCGCCGGCGGGCGCAGCGCGCGCATGGGCGGCAGGGACAAGGGCCTGATTCCGCTGGCGGGGCGCCCGTTTATCGAGCATGTCATCGAGGTCATCGCGCCGCAGACGGGCGCGCTGATTATCAGCGCCAACCGCAGCCTTGAGCGTTACCGCGCCTACGGCTACCCGGTGGTGACCGACGGCCTCGACGGCTTTCAGGGGCCGCTCGCCGGCATCTGCGCGGCGCTGGCCGAAACCGCCACGCCCTACGCGGCGGTCGCGCCGTGCGACACGCCGCGCCCGTCGAAGGATTTGGTGCGGCGTCTGTACCAAACCTTGTCGGAAAACCGGGCGGACATCGCCGTCGCCGGTGATGGGCGGCGGCTGCACCCGGTGTTCTGCCTGCTGAAGACATCGCTGCACGGCTCGCTGCACGATTTTCTGGACGGCGGCGGGCGCAAGATAGACCGCTGGTTTGAACAGGCGGAAACCGCCGTCTGCGACTTCAGCGACCAGGCCGAAACCTTCGACAACCTGAACACGCCCGAAGACCTGGCGCGGGCCGGCACCCTGCCATGA
- a CDS encoding TraB/GumN family protein, whose protein sequence is MKDKPETPHDGDAPAAQDEPFVSLELEGTRIGILGTAHVSESSRREVRDLIDSGEYDAVAVELCMSRHKAITDPGSLARMDLWQVIRERRVFAIAALLVLGGYQQRIAERFGVEAGGELKEAVALAASRGLPLAVIDREVGLTLKRLYFGVSWWRRPALLSGLLAGLFYTDEISEEDVEEVKRSETLETAFRHLPLMEGELEEVLIGERDRYMAAKIRKFVSEHKPASLLAVVGAGHLDGLRRELSDAADSESADDIIARHETTPTPARWWKWLPWAIVAAILAGFAAGFMRDFDLGISLIVDWILINGGLAGLGAALASAHWLTVAAVFVAAPLTSINPAIGAGMVAAAVELYLRKPRVADFERLRTDTAKLAGWRRNRVARTLLIFILSTLGSAAGTYLGGFHIYDSLAYSGF, encoded by the coding sequence ATGAAAGACAAGCCGGAAACGCCGCACGACGGCGACGCACCGGCGGCGCAGGACGAGCCGTTCGTGTCGCTTGAACTGGAGGGAACCCGCATCGGCATTCTCGGCACCGCGCATGTCTCGGAATCCAGCCGGCGCGAAGTACGCGACCTGATTGACAGCGGCGAATACGACGCCGTCGCCGTCGAGTTGTGCATGAGTCGCCACAAGGCGATTACCGACCCCGGCTCGCTTGCGCGCATGGATTTGTGGCAGGTCATCCGCGAGCGCCGCGTGTTCGCCATCGCCGCGCTGCTGGTTCTCGGCGGCTACCAGCAGCGTATCGCCGAACGTTTCGGCGTTGAGGCCGGAGGCGAACTGAAAGAGGCCGTAGCGCTGGCCGCAAGCCGCGGCCTGCCGCTGGCCGTCATTGACCGCGAAGTCGGCCTGACGCTGAAGCGCCTGTACTTCGGCGTTTCCTGGTGGCGCAGGCCGGCGCTGCTGTCGGGCCTGCTGGCCGGCCTGTTCTACACCGACGAGATTTCGGAAGAGGATGTCGAGGAAGTCAAGCGCAGCGAAACCCTGGAGACCGCGTTCCGCCATCTGCCGTTGATGGAGGGAGAACTGGAGGAAGTGCTGATTGGCGAGCGCGACCGCTACATGGCGGCCAAAATACGCAAGTTCGTGTCGGAGCACAAGCCGGCCTCGTTGCTCGCGGTCGTCGGCGCCGGGCACCTTGACGGCCTGCGGCGGGAATTAAGCGATGCCGCCGATTCTGAGTCCGCCGACGACATCATCGCCCGCCATGAAACAACGCCGACGCCCGCGCGCTGGTGGAAATGGCTGCCGTGGGCGATTGTCGCCGCGATTCTGGCCGGCTTTGCCGCCGGTTTCATGCGCGATTTTGATCTCGGCATCAGCCTGATAGTGGACTGGATACTGATCAACGGCGGACTGGCCGGTCTGGGGGCGGCGCTCGCCTCGGCGCACTGGCTGACGGTCGCGGCGGTTTTTGTGGCGGCGCCGCTGACTTCCATCAACCCGGCCATCGGCGCCGGCATGGTCGCGGCGGCTGTTGAACTCTATTTGAGGAAACCGCGCGTGGCCGATTTTGAGCGACTCAGGACGGACACCGCGAAACTCGCGGGATGGCGGCGCAACCGGGTGGCGAGAACGCTGCTGATTTTCATATTGAGCACGCTGGGATCGGCGGCGGGCACCTACCTCGGCGGCTTTCACATCTACGACAGTCTCGCTTATTCGGGCTTCTGA
- a CDS encoding rhomboid family intramembrane serine protease encodes MQWFSAVETPLDEDLRPFSRYLSEHGIFHRIVERGGRQVVLVAEQGEVSAVRRRFEQWQAGDLELAAAAPDASPLRWPDRRRVFAVVGRYPVVILLALLSIAGAWLVWTRNIFLVHLLSFEDLAIAVGGQWWRFVTPAFLHFGAIHLVFNLLWLADLGRRVESSQSSARLLLIAAVTALCANVSQYWHAPGSLFGGMSGVVYGLLGYCWLAGRSRPASPLHLPPGVVAFLLVWMALGMTGVFSLIGIHIANAAHLGGFLSGLLLACLPPPRTRPGDT; translated from the coding sequence ATGCAGTGGTTCAGCGCAGTCGAGACGCCGCTCGACGAGGATTTGAGGCCGTTCAGCCGGTATTTGTCGGAGCACGGCATTTTTCACCGCATCGTCGAGCGGGGAGGGCGCCAGGTCGTGCTGGTTGCGGAGCAGGGCGAGGTTTCCGCCGTGCGCCGCCGGTTTGAGCAGTGGCAGGCGGGCGACCTTGAACTGGCCGCCGCCGCACCCGATGCTTCGCCGCTGCGCTGGCCGGACAGGCGCCGCGTGTTCGCCGTGGTCGGGCGTTATCCCGTGGTCATTCTGCTGGCGCTGCTGAGCATCGCCGGCGCCTGGCTGGTCTGGACGAGGAATATCTTTCTCGTGCATCTGTTGTCTTTCGAGGACCTCGCCATTGCCGTCGGCGGCCAGTGGTGGCGTTTCGTGACACCGGCGTTTCTACACTTCGGCGCCATCCACCTGGTGTTCAACCTGCTGTGGCTGGCCGATTTGGGGCGCCGCGTCGAATCATCGCAGTCCAGCGCCCGATTGCTGCTCATCGCGGCGGTGACGGCGCTGTGCGCGAATGTAAGCCAGTACTGGCACGCTCCCGGAAGCCTGTTCGGCGGCATGTCGGGCGTCGTGTACGGCCTGCTCGGCTATTGCTGGCTGGCGGGCCGTTCCCGCCCGGCATCGCCGCTGCATCTGCCGCCCGGCGTCGTCGCCTTCCTGCTGGTCTGGATGGCGCTCGGCATGACCGGCGTCTTCTCCCTCATCGGCATCCACATCGCCAACGCCGCCCACCTCGGCGGCTTCCTCTCCGGCCTGCTCCTCGCCTGCCTCCCCCCACCCCGCACCCGGCCCGGCGACACATGA
- a CDS encoding citrate synthase has product MTQKKIKLTESGSGGEKEVELPVLESTAGADIIDIRPIHAELGYFTFDPGFVSTASCESKITYIDGGRGLLKYRGYPIEQLAEKSNFTEVCYLLFYGELPDRRQLDEFNQSLLQHSHIDEKTMGALLGCFGRERHPMAMLMAAVSYLAALYHDETAVHDPQYRELSAHRLIAKMATITAWLMCHRNGDAFRRRNPALSYTEGFLQMAFGKFDGKASLRKTFVDAMDLILILHADHEQNASTSTVRLSGSTETNPYAALVAGVASLWGPAHGGANEAVIRMLEDIVESGESLEYYIDRARDKNDHFRLMGFGHRVYKNYDPRAKIIRQTCHNLLSELDVGGDNQPLLETARQLEKIALEDDYFISRKLYPNVDFYSGIILNTMGLPRDMFTVIFALARTIGWISHWNEMMADKHTRIGRPRQLYTGRCERAFTPIGER; this is encoded by the coding sequence ATGACACAAAAGAAAATCAAACTGACCGAATCCGGCTCCGGCGGCGAGAAGGAAGTCGAGTTGCCCGTGCTGGAATCAACCGCAGGCGCCGATATCATCGACATCCGCCCGATACACGCGGAACTGGGCTATTTCACCTTTGACCCCGGCTTTGTCTCCACCGCCAGTTGCGAAAGCAAGATCACCTACATTGACGGCGGGCGCGGCCTGCTGAAATACCGCGGCTACCCGATTGAGCAACTGGCCGAAAAGAGCAACTTCACGGAAGTCTGCTACTTGCTGTTCTACGGCGAACTGCCCGACCGCCGCCAACTTGATGAGTTCAACCAGAGCCTTCTTCAGCACAGCCACATTGACGAGAAAACCATGGGCGCATTGCTCGGCTGTTTCGGCAGGGAACGCCACCCGATGGCGATGCTGATGGCGGCGGTCAGTTACCTGGCAGCGCTCTACCACGACGAGACGGCGGTGCACGACCCGCAGTACCGCGAACTTTCGGCGCACCGTCTGATTGCGAAAATGGCGACCATCACCGCCTGGCTGATGTGCCACCGCAACGGCGACGCTTTCCGGCGGCGCAACCCGGCGCTGTCGTACACCGAGGGTTTTCTGCAGATGGCGTTCGGCAAGTTTGACGGCAAGGCGTCGTTGAGGAAAACATTCGTTGACGCGATGGACCTGATTTTGATTCTGCACGCCGACCACGAGCAGAACGCCTCCACCTCGACGGTGCGCCTCAGCGGAAGCACCGAGACCAACCCGTATGCGGCGCTGGTCGCCGGGGTCGCGTCGCTGTGGGGGCCGGCGCACGGCGGCGCCAACGAGGCGGTCATCCGCATGCTGGAGGACATCGTCGAGTCGGGCGAGTCGCTTGAGTACTACATTGACCGCGCCAGGGACAAGAACGACCACTTCCGGCTGATGGGGTTCGGGCACCGGGTGTACAAGAACTACGACCCGCGCGCCAAGATCATCCGCCAGACCTGCCACAACCTGCTGTCGGAACTTGATGTCGGCGGGGACAACCAGCCGTTGCTGGAGACCGCGAGGCAACTGGAGAAAATCGCGCTGGAAGACGACTATTTCATCTCCCGCAAACTCTACCCCAATGTGGATTTCTATTCGGGGATTATCCTGAACACGATGGGGCTGCCGCGCGACATGTTCACGGTCATCTTCGCGCTGGCGCGCACCATCGGCTGGATCAGCCACTGGAACGAGATGATGGCCGACAAGCACACGCGCATCGGGCGCCCGCGGCAGTTGTACACCGGGCGCTGCGAAAGGGCCTTCACGCCGATTGGGGAGCGCTGA
- a CDS encoding homoserine O-acetyltransferase, producing the protein MSGFVMRRGGRLPEVQIACETWGELSQNHDNAILIFTGLSPSAHACSSSQDPAPGWWEYMIGPGKPIDTDRFHVICVNSLGSCFGSTSPSSTNPATGRPYGAGFPELTIEDIAKAGHHALNDLGIEHLFAVVGASMGGMSALAYALQYPGEVNYLACISAATRALPFTIALRSLQREIIRCDPGWNGGDYFGEEGPDCGMVLARKLGLMSYRAAAEWRHRFNRARMPPERRPQGPFAIEFEIESYLDYNARKFVRTFDANSYLCLSRAMDWFDVADHGGSVNAGLARIHTRRSLIVGVTGDILFPLEQQKEIAAGLEKAGREVEFVELGSIYGHDSFLIDEERFAPVVRRFLDEAAREQAADAR; encoded by the coding sequence ATGAGCGGTTTTGTCATGCGCCGCGGAGGCCGCCTGCCGGAAGTGCAGATTGCCTGCGAGACATGGGGCGAACTTTCGCAGAACCACGACAACGCAATCCTGATCTTCACCGGATTGTCGCCGTCGGCGCACGCCTGCTCGTCGTCGCAAGACCCGGCGCCCGGCTGGTGGGAATACATGATCGGCCCCGGCAAGCCGATTGACACCGACCGTTTCCATGTCATCTGCGTCAATTCGCTCGGCAGTTGCTTCGGCTCCACATCGCCGTCCTCGACCAATCCGGCGACCGGCAGGCCCTACGGCGCCGGTTTCCCGGAACTGACGATCGAGGACATCGCCAAGGCCGGGCACCACGCCCTGAACGACCTCGGCATCGAGCATCTGTTCGCCGTCGTCGGCGCCTCCATGGGCGGCATGAGCGCGCTGGCGTACGCGCTTCAGTACCCCGGTGAAGTCAACTACCTGGCCTGCATCTCGGCGGCGACCCGCGCGCTGCCCTTCACCATCGCCCTGCGCTCGTTGCAGCGCGAGATCATCCGCTGCGACCCGGGGTGGAACGGCGGCGATTATTTCGGGGAGGAAGGCCCCGACTGCGGCATGGTGCTGGCGCGCAAACTGGGCCTGATGTCCTACCGCGCCGCCGCCGAATGGCGCCACCGCTTCAACCGCGCGAGAATGCCGCCGGAAAGGCGCCCGCAGGGGCCTTTTGCCATCGAGTTCGAGATTGAGTCGTATCTCGACTACAACGCCCGCAAATTCGTCAGGACATTCGACGCCAACAGCTACCTGTGCCTGTCGCGGGCGATGGACTGGTTTGATGTCGCCGACCACGGCGGCTCGGTCAACGCCGGGCTTGCGAGAATACACACCCGGCGTTCGCTGATTGTCGGCGTGACCGGCGACATCCTGTTTCCGCTGGAGCAGCAGAAGGAAATCGCGGCGGGCCTGGAAAAAGCCGGCAGGGAGGTGGAATTCGTCGAACTCGGCTCGATTTACGGGCACGACTCCTTCCTCATTGACGAGGAGCGTTTTGCGCCGGTGGTGCGGCGGTTTCTTGACGAAGCGGCGCGGGAGCAGGCGGCGGACGCGCGCTGA
- a CDS encoding DUF1244 domain-containing protein, producing the protein MSHTNEPVNEPVNEQTRTEVEAAVYRRLVEHLRARTDVQNIDLMNLADFCRNCLAKWYKAAAEERGVAVDYEQAREIVYGMPYPEWKARHQKPATPEQQEAWKKRRES; encoded by the coding sequence ATGTCCCACACCAACGAACCAGTCAACGAGCCAGTCAACGAACAAACCAGAACCGAAGTGGAGGCCGCCGTCTATCGGCGGCTGGTCGAGCACCTGCGGGCGCGCACCGATGTGCAGAACATTGACCTGATGAATCTGGCGGACTTCTGCCGCAACTGCCTCGCCAAATGGTACAAGGCCGCCGCCGAGGAACGGGGCGTCGCCGTGGATTACGAACAGGCGCGCGAAATCGTTTACGGCATGCCTTATCCCGAATGGAAGGCCCGCCACCAGAAACCGGCGACGCCGGAGCAGCAGGAGGCCTGGAAGAAGCGGCGCGAATCCTGA
- the mobB gene encoding molybdopterin-guanine dinucleotide biosynthesis protein B: protein MKAPVPVVGFCAHSGTGKTTLLVQLLKILRARGVRVGVIKHAHHNFDTDRPGKDSYELRKAGAQRMLVSSKRRWALVNEHVGEDRETPLEELVAIVGGAPLDLILVEGFKHEPFPKIELHRKELKRPLLYPEDGNIIALATNDKPDADIGIPVLDIDNPRAIADFLAALVAGDA from the coding sequence ATGAAAGCGCCCGTTCCCGTCGTCGGCTTCTGCGCCCACAGCGGCACCGGGAAAACCACGCTGCTGGTCCAACTGCTGAAAATCCTGCGGGCGCGGGGCGTGCGCGTCGGCGTCATCAAGCACGCCCACCACAACTTCGACACCGACCGGCCCGGCAAGGACAGTTACGAACTCAGAAAAGCCGGCGCGCAGCGCATGCTGGTGTCATCAAAGCGGCGCTGGGCGCTGGTCAACGAGCATGTCGGCGAAGACCGGGAGACGCCGCTTGAGGAACTGGTGGCGATTGTCGGCGGCGCGCCGCTCGACCTGATACTGGTAGAGGGTTTCAAGCACGAGCCGTTTCCAAAGATTGAACTGCACCGCAAGGAATTGAAGCGCCCTCTTCTGTACCCGGAAGACGGCAACATCATCGCGCTGGCGACCAACGACAAGCCGGACGCCGACATCGGCATTCCGGTTCTTGACATTGACAATCCGCGTGCCATCGCCGACTTCCTCGCCGCGCTGGTGGCCGGCGACGCCTGA
- a CDS encoding molecular chaperone DnaJ, protein MLPFLITAAAVIVVLVLARWLKRQPPRVRRKYLLYAAVAVLVALAATGRLHWLAAAVGAALPLLYKLIALARFAPLFTRVFHHFNFGSQGHANFQSRSLLLEVNPLTGTVDGRILAGRFKGRRLSSLGRADLDALMEEFQKNDPQAAELLQSYHRMHSQHAAGGEARQAASSGLSEEEAWRILGLKPGAAREAIIEAHRRLIQRLHPDRGGSAHLAALINQAKDLLLK, encoded by the coding sequence ATGCTGCCCTTTCTAATCACCGCGGCGGCGGTCATCGTCGTGCTTGTGCTGGCGCGCTGGCTCAAGCGGCAACCGCCGCGCGTGCGCCGCAAATATCTGCTGTATGCGGCGGTCGCCGTGCTCGTCGCGCTGGCCGCCACGGGGCGGCTTCACTGGCTGGCGGCGGCGGTCGGCGCGGCGCTGCCGCTGCTGTACAAGTTGATTGCGCTGGCGCGGTTTGCGCCGCTGTTCACGCGGGTGTTTCATCATTTCAATTTCGGCTCGCAGGGGCACGCCAATTTTCAGAGCCGCTCGCTGCTGCTGGAAGTCAATCCGCTGACCGGCACCGTGGACGGGCGCATTCTCGCCGGGCGCTTCAAGGGGCGCCGCCTCAGCAGTCTGGGCCGCGCCGACCTGGATGCGCTGATGGAGGAGTTTCAGAAGAACGACCCGCAAGCGGCTGAACTGCTGCAAAGTTATCACCGGATGCATTCGCAGCATGCGGCGGGCGGCGAGGCGCGGCAGGCGGCCTCTTCCGGCCTCAGCGAGGAAGAAGCCTGGCGCATCCTCGGCCTGAAACCGGGCGCCGCGCGCGAGGCGATTATCGAGGCGCACCGGCGCCTGATTCAGAGGCTGCACCCCGACCGCGGCGGCTCGGCCCACCTTGCGGCGCTGATCAATCAGGCGAAAGACCTGCTGCTGAAATAA
- a CDS encoding pyridoxal phosphate-dependent aminotransferase gives MPKAAHRMMRIAEPVIPVINRLAARRAGTISLGQGVVFYPPPPAALQRAAAQMNDAGRHFYGPVEGIAALREAIGGKLARRNGITVGDGTSVFVTAGANMAFNALVLAVCDPGDEVILPAPWYFNHQMTVEMCGCHAVVVETGERHHPVVERIEAAITPRTRAVVTVSPNNPTGRVYPQALLTAVNRLCARRGIYHISDEAYEDFTYEDHRHFSPGALPGAGAHTLSLFTLSKSYGMASWRVGYMVIPDSLHDAMTKVQDNILICTPTISQLAAVQCLDGERDYLREQRSLIETNRALCLEQLGALSEEGLVEPPSAEGALYIFLKMKRRCDDYRLAETLVREHGVAVIPGSAFGPCDGACLRISYGALPPTAIGEGVGRLVGGLRECLRGQKPE, from the coding sequence ATGCCGAAAGCCGCGCACAGAATGATGCGGATTGCCGAGCCGGTCATTCCGGTCATCAACCGGCTCGCGGCGCGCCGCGCCGGCACGATTTCACTCGGACAGGGCGTCGTGTTCTACCCGCCGCCGCCCGCCGCGCTGCAACGGGCGGCGGCGCAGATGAACGATGCCGGGCGCCATTTTTACGGCCCGGTCGAGGGCATCGCCGCGCTGCGCGAGGCCATCGGCGGCAAACTCGCGCGGCGCAACGGCATCACCGTCGGCGACGGCACATCGGTGTTCGTCACCGCCGGCGCCAACATGGCGTTCAACGCGCTGGTGCTGGCCGTCTGCGACCCCGGCGACGAAGTCATTTTGCCGGCGCCTTGGTATTTCAACCACCAGATGACCGTCGAGATGTGCGGCTGCCACGCGGTCGTCGTTGAAACCGGGGAGCGCCATCACCCCGTCGTGGAGCGAATCGAGGCCGCGATAACGCCGAGGACGCGCGCGGTGGTCACCGTCTCGCCGAACAACCCGACCGGGCGCGTTTATCCGCAAGCGCTGCTGACCGCCGTCAACCGGCTTTGCGCCCGGCGCGGCATCTATCACATCAGCGACGAGGCCTACGAGGACTTCACCTACGAAGACCACCGCCACTTTTCGCCGGGCGCGCTGCCGGGCGCCGGCGCGCACACGCTGTCGCTGTTCACACTGTCCAAGAGTTACGGCATGGCGTCGTGGCGGGTCGGCTACATGGTGATACCGGACAGCCTGCACGACGCGATGACCAAGGTGCAGGACAACATCCTGATTTGCACGCCGACCATCTCGCAACTCGCTGCCGTGCAGTGCCTTGACGGGGAGCGGGATTACCTGCGCGAACAGCGGTCGCTGATTGAAACCAACCGCGCGCTGTGCCTGGAGCAACTCGGGGCGTTAAGCGAAGAAGGCCTGGTCGAGCCGCCTTCCGCCGAAGGCGCGCTCTACATCTTCCTGAAAATGAAGCGCCGCTGCGACGATTACCGACTGGCCGAAACGCTGGTGCGCGAGCACGGCGTCGCGGTGATTCCAGGCTCGGCATTCGGGCCGTGCGACGGCGCCTGCCTGCGAATTTCCTACGGCGCGCTGCCGCCCACCGCCATCGGCGAAGGCGTCGGGCGTCTTGTTGGCGGGCTGCGTGAATGCCTGCGCGGTCAGAAGCCCGAATAA
- the moeB gene encoding molybdopterin-synthase adenylyltransferase MoeB, whose translation MDDNQLLRYSRQILLPPIGVEGQEKLLRSTALIVGVGGLGSPASMYLAAGGVGRLILADDDVVDLSNLQRQIVHASGAVGEAKTDSAKARLAGLNPEVAVTGISERMNVETLRPLVARCDVALDCSDNFKTRYALNRACREARVPLVSGAAIRMEGQISVFAPSHPQSPCYQCLYPEGAAQDEGCVTTGILSPLTGVIGSLQAIEAVKLLLGIGSALTGRLLLFDAMQMQWREVALRKNPQCPVCGQAPDG comes from the coding sequence CTGGACGACAACCAGCTGCTGCGTTACAGCAGGCAGATTCTGCTGCCGCCAATCGGCGTTGAAGGGCAGGAAAAACTGCTGCGCTCGACGGCGTTGATTGTCGGCGTCGGCGGGCTGGGTTCGCCGGCCTCGATGTATCTCGCTGCCGGCGGCGTTGGCCGGCTGATTCTCGCCGACGACGATGTCGTGGACCTGTCCAACCTGCAACGGCAGATTGTGCACGCAAGCGGCGCCGTCGGCGAGGCGAAGACCGACTCGGCGAAGGCGCGCCTCGCCGGCCTGAACCCCGAAGTGGCTGTCACCGGAATCAGCGAACGCATGAACGTTGAAACATTGCGCCCGCTGGTCGCCCGCTGCGATGTCGCCCTCGATTGTTCGGACAATTTCAAGACACGCTATGCCTTGAACCGCGCCTGTCGGGAAGCGCGCGTGCCGCTGGTCTCCGGCGCGGCCATCCGCATGGAAGGCCAGATCAGCGTGTTCGCGCCGTCGCACCCGCAAAGCCCCTGTTACCAGTGCCTGTACCCGGAAGGCGCAGCCCAAGACGAAGGCTGCGTCACAACCGGCATCCTGTCGCCGCTGACCGGCGTCATCGGCAGTTTGCAGGCGATAGAGGCCGTCAAACTGCTGCTTGGCATCGGTTCCGCGCTGACAGGGCGCCTGCTGCTGTTTGATGCGATGCAAATGCAGTGGCGCGAAGTCGCGCTGAGAAAAAATCCGCAATGCCCGGTGTGCGGACAGGCCCCCGATGGATAA
- a CDS encoding cation:proton antiporter, whose protein sequence is MHQDLALFTVFLIFTGAAVMATLALFTRQTMLVAYIVLGLVLGPAGFGLIEDSTGIAEISEIGIAFLLFLLGLDLSPVKLLKMLQATAAPTVLSCLVFASVGLLFGYATGLSTAEILVLAAALIFSSTIIGLKLLPTTVLHHKPTGETIISVLLLQDLLAVLILAALHAFAGGDSADARQILLRLMSLPLLVALIYVLQRYVILKLLRKFDKIKEYIFLLMIGWCIGIAQMTAWLGLSYEIGAFIAGVILAANPIALYVAESLKPLRDFFLIIFFFSLGSGIDLSALQAVLLPAVLLAALVLLIKPAAFRLLLTRAGEDRERAREVGVRLGQGSEFSLLITALAHELHLIGANAAHLIQIAMLITFMVSPYRIVMRYPTPIALTDRLRRD, encoded by the coding sequence ATGCACCAGGACCTCGCACTTTTCACCGTCTTTCTGATCTTCACCGGCGCCGCCGTCATGGCCACTCTGGCGCTGTTCACGCGGCAGACGATGCTGGTCGCCTACATCGTCCTCGGCCTGGTGCTGGGGCCCGCCGGCTTCGGCCTGATAGAGGACTCGACCGGCATCGCCGAAATATCGGAGATCGGCATCGCCTTTCTGCTGTTTCTGCTGGGGCTGGATTTGTCGCCGGTCAAACTGCTGAAAATGCTTCAGGCGACCGCCGCACCGACGGTGCTGAGCTGCCTGGTGTTCGCGTCCGTCGGCCTGCTGTTCGGTTACGCGACCGGGCTCAGCACGGCGGAAATCCTGGTGCTGGCCGCCGCGCTGATATTTTCAAGCACGATCATCGGCCTCAAACTGCTGCCGACGACGGTGCTGCACCACAAGCCGACCGGCGAGACCATCATCAGCGTGCTGCTGCTGCAAGACCTGCTGGCGGTGCTGATTCTGGCCGCCCTCCACGCCTTCGCCGGCGGCGACAGCGCCGACGCCCGGCAGATACTGCTGCGGCTGATGTCGCTGCCGCTGCTGGTCGCGCTCATTTATGTGCTGCAACGCTATGTCATTCTCAAACTGCTGCGGAAGTTCGACAAAATCAAGGAATACATTTTTCTGCTGATGATCGGCTGGTGCATCGGCATCGCGCAGATGACGGCGTGGCTCGGCCTGTCCTACGAAATCGGCGCCTTCATCGCCGGCGTCATTCTCGCGGCCAACCCGATTGCGCTGTATGTCGCCGAGTCGCTGAAGCCGCTGCGCGACTTTTTCCTGATTATCTTCTTCTTTTCGCTCGGCAGCGGCATTGACTTGTCGGCGCTGCAAGCGGTGCTGCTGCCGGCGGTGCTGCTGGCCGCCCTGGTGCTGCTGATCAAGCCCGCCGCCTTCCGCCTGCTGCTGACGCGCGCCGGCGAAGACCGCGAACGCGCGCGCGAAGTCGGCGTGCGCCTCGGCCAGGGCAGCGAATTCTCGCTGCTGATCACCGCGCTGGCCCACGAACTGCACCTGATCGGCGCCAACGCCGCGCACCTGATCCAAATCGCGATGCTGATTACCTTCATGGTCTCCCCCTACCGAATCGTCATGCGCTACCCCACCCCCATCGCCCTGACCGACCGCCTCCGCCGCGACTGA